The genome window AAGAAACGCGCGCTTTCGAAGGAGCATCGAAAGCCCGGCGGGGACGCTCGAAGCCTCCGGTTCGCTGCTTCCGCCGTGTGCCGTCGCGACATCCACCTCAGCCTCGCGGATATACCAAAGCGCGGTAATCGCGGGGATTGCGAAGAACGCGGTCACGAAAAACACCGCCTGCGCCGACCAGAAATAGCCGCAAGCGCCGAGCAGGAGCGCGGCGGTTCCGTTACCTGCGGCGGCGTAGCGCGCATTGCGTCCGAGGCGGGGGGAAAGCCCCTCGCGCCCCACGAGCCCGAGGCTGATCGCTGCGACCGCTGGAGCGACAACCGCCGTTCCGGCCGCATGAAGCACGCGCGCGAACGCCACGGCTGCGAACACCGGCAACGCGGCGATGATGAACGCGCTGGCTCCGATGGCCGCCACGGCCCCGCCCGCCGCGCGCCGCTCGGACCGCACGTTGTCGATCAGCGCGCCGCCCGGCACCTGAAACACCAGCGCGGCAATGGACCCGACCGACAGCACGAGGCCGATATCCGTCTGTGTCCACTTCTCGGACGTGAGATAGACGGCGAGAAACGGCCCGAAGCCGGTCTGGATGTCGCCGAGGAAAAAGGCGAACCAGTCGAGGCCGCGCAGGCTTTCACGCGAGGGAGACTTGCGTTTCGTGTCTGCCGTGGGCACCGGGTCCGGCTGCTCCGGTGCATCCTGCGTGGCGCTAATTCGTTCCTTCAGCGCCTCGGCCTTTCGCGGAATTCGCACCGATGGCGACAACCGGCTTGCCCGTTTTCACCTCGGGGGCTTCGCTGAGACGTTCGCGCGGAAGTTCCACCACCAGCACGTCGCGCCCGTCGGAGGCGAAATGCAGGTCCGGCCAGGCGATGGCGATGCGGCGGCTGCCGACGCCGAGAAATCCGCCAACTTCGACGACGGCCGCCTGCACCGCGCCCGAGCCGTCCGCGAGGACGTCGACGACCCGCCCTGCGCGCTCGCCCGCGCGCGTCATGACGTTTTTGCCCATCACGCTTTCGGCCCGCCAAAGCACGGTTCGCTCCGGCGGAGACTGATCGGCCTTCATCTGCTCCTGCGGCGGTTCGCCCGAGCGCGCTTCGCTGCCGGATGACCGTGCCGAGTGTGACGCCGCGTTCGTCGCGATGACAACAAAAAGGACAAGGCAGAAACTTCGCATGCAAACTTCTCCTGCCGTTTGTCGCCTAACAGCGAAGATCGTTCACCGTTCCCAGATCAGTCCGGCACAACGGATATCACCCCTCAAATTTACTCTTATCTAATCATCAAATTCCGCCGGCGCGCGGGCAACTTCTTTCCGAAGACCGCATTGACCCAATTGATATGTGCAAACAAATCAGAGGAAATCGAAAAAATGGCAGATACGACTTACGACACATCGCGCATCCACGAAGGGGAGGATTGGCGCGCGGTATCATGGAGCGCCATTCTCTTCGGCTCTCTCGTCGGGCTCTCAGTGGCAGCGATGCTCCACGTGCTCGGGCTGGCCGTCACCGCCAGTTCGGTTCCCGATCAGGCGGGGCCGACCGACGCTCTCATGACCATCGGTGGCGTCGCCGGGATCTGGTATATCGCCTCCACCGCCGTGAGCCTGTTCATTGGAGGATTCGTGGCGAGCACCCTGGCCTGGACATTCACCGGCAAGCGCGCCGCGATTTACGCGCTCGGCGTTTGGGCGATCACCACGCTGGTGGTGGCGCTTGCGTTCGTTCCTCCCATCATCCGCGCGGCGACCGGCGCCGTGTCCGCAGTCGGCAACGTCGCTGACCGAGCGATCACCACGGCCGCCGGAGCAGGTGAAGCAGTTGGGAGCGCAGCGGCTAATGTCCCGACCGGGCTCGTGGACAATGTTCGGCAGAGGCTTGGCATTCCGTCGGGTGCGCAGGTCGATCAAGGCGCAATCCGGGACATCACGCGGCTTGTCGGTCAACGGCTTACTCAGGATCAGTGGACACCTCAGCAGCGCGATCAGCTCGTTGCTGCCCTCGGGCGCGCGGCCAACGTTCCACCTGATGAGGCCCGCCGTCGTCTTGGCGAAGCCGAATCCGCGTTGAACACGACAATCCAGGAGGCGAGAGACACGGTGCAAAAAGCGGTCGAAGGGACGCGGCAAGCCATCGCTGGCGTGGCCTACTGGACGTTCGCCGCAATATTGGCCGGGCTTATCGCAGCCTATCTCGGCGCCCGCTTTGGCGAACGCGACGAAGATCAATTGCCGACGTTTGCTCGCATCCGCATGCATCGGACGTCGAACTAAACTAGTTGGGCTGACAACGTCGCGAATAAAAAG of Rhodomicrobium vannielii ATCC 17100 contains these proteins:
- a CDS encoding MFS transporter, with amino-acid sequence MRIPRKAEALKERISATQDAPEQPDPVPTADTKRKSPSRESLRGLDWFAFFLGDIQTGFGPFLAVYLTSEKWTQTDIGLVLSVGSIAALVFQVPGGALIDNVRSERRAAGGAVAAIGASAFIIAALPVFAAVAFARVLHAAGTAVVAPAVAAISLGLVGREGLSPRLGRNARYAAAGNGTAALLLGACGYFWSAQAVFFVTAFFAIPAITALWYIREAEVDVATAHGGSSEPEASSVPAGLSMLLRKRAFLVFIAIIALFQMANAPLLPLVGSELTTRASQWAVALIAAAIVLPQIIVALFSPMVGRLAKRIGRRPLLLAALGVLPIRAALFAVLDGAVPLVAIQMLDGVSAAVLAVLIPLVIADITFGTGHFNLAQGVVGMSIGLAAAISLPAAGYIADTLGRPSAFWWLAATGALGFIVTLTLMPETRPKEEIT
- a CDS encoding PRC-barrel domain-containing protein, whose product is MRSFCLVLFVVIATNAASHSARSSGSEARSGEPPQEQMKADQSPPERTVLWRAESVMGKNVMTRAGERAGRVVDVLADGSGAVQAAVVEVGGFLGVGSRRIAIAWPDLHFASDGRDVLVVELPRERLSEAPEVKTGKPVVAIGANSAKGRGAEGTN